In one Thunnus maccoyii chromosome 12, fThuMac1.1, whole genome shotgun sequence genomic region, the following are encoded:
- the gpc1b gene encoding glypican-1b isoform X2, with product MEDKLATLSRREMEGILKDAGRNLQISLTGHHKAFSDYFQELLNRSGNTLQESFNQNWGSVYTQNSQLFSDLYTDLRSYYRGSNLNLEEVLNEFWARLLEKLFYQANKQYFIGEDYLECVSKQIETLRPFGDTPRDLKMKVTRTFVAARSFAQGLVISGDVVRKVSQVQLSQECMRATMRMTYCPHCRGMASARPCANYCSNVMKGCLSNQADLNTEWRHLAETMIQVVDHFDGSSGVDVVVLSLHNRISEAMLTMTENIDTINSKLFQACGSLGERGTSSTGTGVDDFMKRGKVMVEDTMGSSNKLDKLVSDVTARLKEMQPYWVSLPSLLCSDRVATGAGAEDKCWNGMNRARYLPEVMGDGLASQINNPEVEIDITKPDMTIRQQIMQLKIMTHRLKNALNGNDVDFQDTSDDVSGSGSGMCTDDICSRSQRPVVPITERPNLYPPEQEKVMKASANQNLPFITIYLLSLLVLLLRR from the exons attaCTTCCAGGAGTTGCTGAACCGCTCTGGGAATACACTACAGGAGAGTTTCAATCAAAATTGGGGCTCCGTATACACCCAGAATTCCCAGCTGTTCTCTGACCTGTACACAGATTTGAGGAGCTACTACCGAGGCTCCAACCTCAACCTGGAAGAGGTGCTCAATGAATTCTGGGCTAGGCTGCTGGAGAAGCTCTTCTACCAGGCCAACAAGCAGTATTTCATAG GGGAGGACTATCTGGAGTGTGTGTCTAAGCAGATAGAAACACTACGGCCCTTCGGTGACACACCCCGTGACCTGAAGATGAAGGTCACACGCACATTTGTGGCTGCACGTTCATTTGCTCAGGGACTGGTGATCAGTGGGGACGTGGTGCGCAAGGTCTCCCAG GTGCAGCTTAGCCAGGAATGTATGCGGGCCACGATGAGGATGACTTACTGTCCCCACTGCCGTGGCATGGCCTCTGCCAGACCTTGTGCCAACTACTGCAGCAACGTCATGAAGGGCTGTCTGTCCAACCAGGCTGACCTCAACACTGAGTGGAGGCACCTGGCAG AAACGATGATTCAAGTGGTTGATCACTTTGATGGCTCATCTGGTGTGGATGTTGTGGTCCTTTCCCTCCACAATCGCATATCAGAAGCCATGCTCACCATGACGGAGAATATAGACACTATCAACAGCAAG TTGTTTCAGGCATGTGGCAGCCTCGGAGAGAGAGGAACCAGCAGCACAGGCACAGGAGTGGACGACTTCATGAAGAGAGGGAAGGTTATGGTGGAGGACACAATGGGATCCTCTAACAAACTGGACAAACTG GTGTCTGATGTAACCGCAAGACTGAAGGAAATGCAGCCGTACTGGGTTTCTCTTCCAAGTCTTCTCTGCAGTGACAGAGTGGCCACCGGTGCAGGGGCTGAGGATAAGTGTTGGAACGGCATGAACCGTGCCAG GTACCTTCCCGAGGTGATGGGCGACGGCCTTGCCAGCCAGATCAACAACCCTGAAGTGGAAATTGACATCACCAAGCCAGACATGACAATACGCCAACAGATCATGCAGCTGAAGATCATGACACACCGCCTGAAGAATGCTCTCAACGGCAATGACGTGGACTTCCAGGACACCA GTGACGATGTCAGCGGTTCAGGAAGCGGCATGTGCACTGACGATATTTGTTCCCGGAGCCAACGCCCTGTTGTCCCCATCACTGAACGACCCAACCTCTACCCTCCAGAACAGGAGAAGGTGATGAAAGCCTCAGCCAACCAGAACCTCCCCTTCATCACCATTTACCTGCTTTCACTGCTTGTTTTGCTGCTCCGGCGATAA